The Marinomonas profundi DNA segment GCGACGCAGCACTTTCCCCACGTTGGTTTTGGGTAACTCAGTTCTAACCTCGACGTATTTTGGCACCTTATAGGCTGCCAAATTTTCCTTACAAAATGCACGCAACGCGGCAACATCTAAGGTTTCTTCAGCCCTCATTACCACAAATGCCTTCACCGCTTCACCGGTTTTATCGTCCGGTACGCCAATCGCCGCCGATTCCAAAATAGCAGGATAAGACGAAAGACAATCTTCCACCTCTGTTGGGTACACATTAAAGCCAGACACAATGATCATATCTTTCGCACGGTCAACGATTTGCAAATAGCCGTCTGGATGCTGCATCGCAATGTCGCCAGTGATTAAAAAGCCATCGGCTGTCATGACTTCTCGAGTCGCTTCTTCACGATTCCAATAGCCCTTCATCACCTGAGGGCCGCGCACGCAAAGCATACCGGACTCTCCTTGTGGCAGCGCTTCGCCGTCTCGTCCTTGAATTTTAATATCGGTTTGCGCCACGGGAAGACCGATGGTGCCAATACGCTCTTGACCAATTGGATTAAAAGACACAACAGGGGAGGTTTCCGTTAATCCATAACCTTCGACTATTTTACAACCGGTAACCCTTTCCCATTCATCGGCCGCTGCATGAGTCAGAGGCATACCACCAGAACAGGTCAGTTTAAGATGAGAAAAATCCAAAGCCTTAAAATCAGCCCGATTGCATAAGCCAACAAACAAAGTATTCAAACCCACAAAGCCAGTAAAGGGCCATTTTTTCAGCTCTTTAACAAAGCCGGGTAAATCGCGAGGATTAGGAATTAATACCGTATGAGCACCACGTTCTAGCAGCGTTAGGCCATGAATAAGGAAAGCATAAATATGATAAAGCGGTAACGGGGCGATATAAACTTCGTTTTTGTCATCAACAATAGAGCTTAAACGAGAGCTTAGTTGGTACATATTGGCGATCAAGTTCGCGTGGGTCAACATCGCACCTTTTGCCACCCCTGTGGTTCCACCTGTGTACTGCAACACCGCGATCTGCTCAGGTTTGCAAGCAACTTTGTTTACGGGCTTACCTTTGCCTTTTGCCAAGACATCATTCAACGCTAGAGCGCTTGGAAGGTGGTAGTCCGGCACCATTTTCTTCACGTACTTCACAACACTGTTCACCAACAGGCGTTTTAATGTTGGGTGAAAGTCCGCTATTTCCGTCACAATAACGTGTTTAATTGAGGTTTTTGCCAATATTTTTTCGACGTTATGCGCCATATTTGCAAACACCACCAAGGCTTTAACGCCCGAATCGTTAAACTGGTGCTCAAGCTCTTTTGGCGTGTAAAGAGGGTTGGTATTCACCACGATCAAACCCGCTTTCATGGCACCAAATAACACCACAGGATATTGAATAACATTGGGTAATTGAATGGCGATGCGATCGCCAGGCTCTAAATTGGTTTCATGTTGCAAGTAGGCGGCAAACTGATCTGATTTTTCATTTAACTCGCGATAACTCAATGTCTGCCCTACGCTGGTGAACGCGGGTAAATCGGCAAATTGACCAACGGCCCGTGCTAACACGTCCGTTAACGACTGATAACCATTAGGATTAAGCGAATCGGGTAAATAATGACCAGGCACCTTTTCGCCACCAATATTGTGCTGAAGAGAAGTATCCGTTGTCATAAAAAGCTCCAATTGTTTTTTTTATTTAGGAGAGTAAGAAACATAAAAGCTCAACCGCATTCGTCGTGTTGAGCTTTAACGCCACTAGCGCTGAAAATCAAAACCTATACAGGGAAAATTTGAGTCAATTTTGTCGCCAACATAATGTCGCCATCTGCGCGAATCTTACCTTGCATAAAAGCCGCCATGCCATCTAGATCTCCACTCATCACGGCTTTTAAGGTTTCTAAATCCATACTTAACGTGACCGTTGGATCATCGTGTTCCCCTTCACCCATCTCGCATTGACCATCCACAATACTTAAGTGATAGCTGTCTGCATCATCTAAGTCAAATTGAAATATCGCCGCCATATCATCGGCTTCATCAGCATCGAAACGACCTAACATGGACTCAAACACTTTTTTTGCATCACTCATAACACACCTCTTTAAACTTTTGAAAACAACTGGCAGAGAAGGTTCCCTGCCAGCCTTCATTAATCATCCAAACTTGCACCACAACAGTCTCGTGACATCGCGCCAAGGTTGTTGTATTTCGTGCCGTCAAATACTGGCATTAAGCGTTAAGGAATAAGAAATTGTCTTCATCCATCGCCAACAAATTATCAGCCCCTGACAACATGGCTTCAACATGAGAACGGGTACGTGGCAGCAAACGTTCATAATAAAAAGTCGCCGTCTGCAGCTTCGCCTTGTAAAAACCAACGTCATCGGTGCCTTCGTCTAATTTGGTTTGCGCAGTCACCGCCATACGAGCCCAGAAATACGCCAATACCACATAGCCAGAGAACATCAAATAATCCACTGACGCGGCACCCACTTCATCCTTATTGCGCATGGCTTTCATGCCGATTTTCATCGTCACATCACCCCACTCGCCATTAAGTTTATCGAGCGCCGTGATATAAGATTTTACGCGCTTATCGCCCTTATGCTCTTTGCAAAATTTATGGATGATTTTAGTAAAACGGCGCAGCGTCGCACCTTGCG contains these protein-coding regions:
- a CDS encoding AMP-binding protein encodes the protein MTTDTSLQHNIGGEKVPGHYLPDSLNPNGYQSLTDVLARAVGQFADLPAFTSVGQTLSYRELNEKSDQFAAYLQHETNLEPGDRIAIQLPNVIQYPVVLFGAMKAGLIVVNTNPLYTPKELEHQFNDSGVKALVVFANMAHNVEKILAKTSIKHVIVTEIADFHPTLKRLLVNSVVKYVKKMVPDYHLPSALALNDVLAKGKGKPVNKVACKPEQIAVLQYTGGTTGVAKGAMLTHANLIANMYQLSSRLSSIVDDKNEVYIAPLPLYHIYAFLIHGLTLLERGAHTVLIPNPRDLPGFVKELKKWPFTGFVGLNTLFVGLCNRADFKALDFSHLKLTCSGGMPLTHAAADEWERVTGCKIVEGYGLTETSPVVSFNPIGQERIGTIGLPVAQTDIKIQGRDGEALPQGESGMLCVRGPQVMKGYWNREEATREVMTADGFLITGDIAMQHPDGYLQIVDRAKDMIIVSGFNVYPTEVEDCLSSYPAILESAAIGVPDDKTGEAVKAFVVMRAEETLDVAALRAFCKENLAAYKVPKYVEVRTELPKTNVGKVLRRALREEQA
- a CDS encoding SCP2 sterol-binding domain-containing protein, producing the protein MSDAKKVFESMLGRFDADEADDMAAIFQFDLDDADSYHLSIVDGQCEMGEGEHDDPTVTLSMDLETLKAVMSGDLDGMAAFMQGKIRADGDIMLATKLTQIFPV